Proteins encoded in a region of the Podarcis muralis chromosome 2, rPodMur119.hap1.1, whole genome shotgun sequence genome:
- the LOC114590618 gene encoding uncharacterized protein LOC114590618 isoform X2 → METGAIPGEEAVCPSDVGGPKSSREKFLQAWYEKRKPQTHPTVSSQVSGCGSPACAPSQENWTRDTSLSHAFFYLMVVPPPQAQLYTSSRMTAQCPRQRDLHHVAQELEPEANPEEEFLQICASDLLLKSAERKRPRLLPPNRKMHVEVLKRQDSPPLQECQKSPVPLEYSHLLDAIEMTNLADLPEVESFYRSFILRQKRKGYSRRDGQLRPQAECRLPPRATEAASCQQGARRTARLRCTQNRKLSLKRSAPLSELTVATKRSVDSSQNGHLPPKKRYTQGFF, encoded by the coding sequence ATGGAAACGGGAGCCATTCCAGGGGAGGAAGCCGTGTGCCCAAGTGATGTAGGAGGGCCCAAATCCAGCCGGGAGAAGTTTCTTCAAGCGTGGTATGAAAAACGGAAACCCCAGACACACCCCACCGTGTCGTCTCAAGTGTCAGGGTGTGGGTCACCAGCTTGTGCTCCAAGCCAGGAGAATTGGACAAGGGACACATCCTTGTCACATGCCTTTTTCTACCTGATGGTGGTGCCTCCCCCTCAGGCGCAATTGTACACGAGTAGCCGGATGACGGCACAGTGCCCCCGCCAAAGAGACTTGCATCATGTGGCCCAAGAGCTGGAGCCGGAAGCAAATCCCGAAGAGGAATTCCTGCAGATCTGCGCTTCAGATTTGCTGCTTAAGTCTGCAGAGAGGAAGAGGCCACGGCTGCTGCCGCCAAACCGTAAGATGCACGTGGAGGTGTTGAAGAGGCAGGACTCGCCCCCACTGCAAGAGTGCCAAAAAAGTCCTGTCCCCCTGGAGTACAGCCACCTGCTCGATGCCATAGAGATGACTAATCTGGCAGACCTTCCTGAGGTGGAATCCTTCTATCGAAGTTTCATTCTCAGGCAGAAACGGAAAGGATATTCCAGGAGGGATGGGCAGCTTCGCCCACAGGCAGAGTGTCGGCTACCTCCCAGGGCCACAGAAGCAGCTTCCTGCCAACAGGGTGCCAGAAGAACCGCCAGGCTGAGATGCACACAAAACCGGAAGCTGAGCCTGAAGAGGAGCGCTCCTCTGTCTGAGCTCACGGTGGCGACCAAACGGTCTGTGGACTCTTCTCAAAACGGCCACCTTCCGCCAAAGAAAAGATATACCCAAGGCTTCTTCTAG